From one Leishmania panamensis strain MHOM/PA/94/PSC-1 chromosome 9 sequence genomic stretch:
- a CDS encoding hypothetical protein (TriTrypDB/GeneDB-style sysID: LpmP.09.1410), whose amino-acid sequence MLSLSTPYRGTAWLSQCMHDVKLTKLQQTVRPYSNSTPAADAQPVRTILATSRIHRGEHLGTVKHDCVMTGERASQLLRRVCCGERSHPGATVATNLQSLAVQCFDDVVSRLSALPSVTSAPPHMLLSRDALLITVALYLSRSPLNAGVLPVENPLRAWMDALPRRPPPMGVLLRRSFLSRDDVEPLPRRLRLGRHTKAVAPGEDVAAASTELMVQAVERGELELADLRRPEVETALTPTVLTNYFKGRMSALTQRQHESQRARGGVAEAEEGALHLFMTWERQLQTHFVNALLPVLLLPSSVLAASNLVALQDSAAWLDEESALRWAHFMTRSRVVNLNWRHPGPPQLSIIPFVDMLNHTCRANANVVYQREDDGSVSVTASRTIEAGEELVLRYNHIGQRGCLFGDHPRPSESTAEDKSAQFSGKAAAVADEVHRIEKRQYWELYACDEDEEAALETGHTSSTNTTPSARGGGCNTASPTAVGHWEMEQEVQWLWRFGFLRSNEEKNREAALLWSRGLRNRIAHLTDVRRKGRPGEFVVGVPEGLQQLREQRAQLERDRYNNNRVFPPQQL is encoded by the coding sequence ATGCTGTCGCTGAGTACGCCCTACCGCGGCACCGCTTGGCTTTCACAGTGCATGCACGACGTCAAGCTCACAAAGCTGCAGCAAACAGTTCGGCCCTACTCAAACAGCACGCCAGCCGCTGACGCACAGCCAGTTCGCACCATTCTTGCCACCTCCCGCATCCACCGTGGTGAGCACCTCGGCACTGTTAAGCACGACTGCGTCATGACTGGGGAACGCGCctcacagctgctgcggcgagtgTGTTGTGGAGAACGGTCGCACCCGGGTGCGACCGTGGCGACGAACCTCCAGTCGCTTGCCGTGCAGTGCTTTGACGATGTCGTCAGTCGCCtctccgccctcccctcGGTAACCTCGGCACCGCCTCACATGCTGCTCTCCCGTGACGCACTACTCATTACCGTGGCCTTGTATCTTTCACGCAGCCCGCTGAACGCTGGCGTCCTTCCTGTCGAAAATCCGCTGCGTGCGTGGATGGATGCACTGCCGCGCCGACCCCCACCAATGGGCGTACTGCTGCGCCGTAGCTTTCTCAGCCGCGATGATGTCGAGCCGCTCCCTCGTCGACTGCGACTTGGGCGGCACACAAAAGCAGTCGCGCCTGGTGAAGAtgtggcagcagcctcgACAGAGCTCATGGTACAGGCGGTGGAGCGGGGTGAATTGGAACTCGCTGACCTGCGCCGACCAGAGGTGGAGACGGCCCTCACGCCTACAGTGCTCACCAACTATTTTAAGGGACGCATGTCAGCCctgacgcagcggcagcacgagTCGCAGCGTGcgcgcggcggtgtggcAGAAGCTGAAGAGGGCGCTCTCCACCTTTTCATGACGtgggagcggcagctgcagacaCACTTTGTGAACGCCTTACTCCCAGTACTGCTGCTTCCATCCTCCGTGTTGGCCGCGTCCAACTTGGTGGCCCTGCAAGACTCTGCTGCGTGGCTGGATGAAGAGAGCGCCCTACGTTGGGCGCACTTTATGACTCGCTCCCGTGTGGTCAACCTGAACTGGCGCCATCCTGGTCCTCCGCAGCTCTCAATCATACCGTTCGTGGACATGCTGAACCACACATGTCGTGCGAATGCTAACGTTGTCTACCAACGTGAGGATGATGGCAGCGTCTCGGTCACGGCCTCGCGCACTATTGAGGCGGGAGAGGAGCTCGTACTGCGGTACAATCATATAGGTCAGCGCGGGTGCTTGTTTGGTGACCATCCCCGGCCATCAGAGTCTACCGCTGAGGACAAGAGCGCTCAGTTTTCTGGCAaggcggctgccgtggctgACGAAGTGCATCGCATTGAGAAGCGCCAGTACTGGGAGCTGTATGCCTGCGACGAGGAtgaagaagctgcgctgGAGACGGGCCACACTTCCTCCACGAACACCACACCTAGCGCCCGCGGAGGTGGGTGCAACACCGCGTCACCAACAGCTGTCGGACACTGGGAGAtggagcaggaggtgcagtGGCTTTGGCGCTTTGGTTTTTTGCGCAGCAACGAAGAGAAGAATCGcgaggcggcactgctgtggAGTCGCGGTCTTCGCAACCGAATCGCACATCTGACAGACGTCCGGCGCAAAGGGCGCCCTGGTGAGTTCGTGGTGGGGGTGCCGGAAGgactccagcagctgcgcgaacAGCGCGCGCAGCTAGAGCGAGATCGCTACAACAATAATAGGGTCTTCCCTCCCCAGCAGCTGTGA
- a CDS encoding hypothetical protein (TriTrypDB/GeneDB-style sysID: LpmP.09.1420) produces the protein MPVDYSKKLDALRELYERVQQKDANIAEEAYAAAGVKNKARLKDIEKEISATKKKVSHEVKKVTDEEIEKEYEAMAKEHKMTIEEFKETVLGKERQPGVGSEFSERHTALRRERAEQRDLKEMRRQVERGDFDMAVDYV, from the coding sequence ATGCCGGTGGACTACTCCAAGAAGTTGGACGCGCTCCGGGAGCTGTACGAGCGTGTGCAGCAGAAAGACGCGAACATcgcggaggaggcgtacGCCGCGGCCGGCGTGAAGAACAAAGCCCGCCTGAAGGACATCGAGAAGGAGATCAGCGCCACTAAAAAGAAGGTTTCGCACGAGGTCAAGAAGGTTACGGACGAGGAAATCGAGAAGGAGTACGAGGCGATGGCCAAGGAGCACAAAATGACGATAGAGGAGTTCAAGGAGACCGTATTGGGCAAGGAGCGCCAGCCCGGCGTTGGTAGCGAATTCTCTGAGCGCCACACTGCCCTGCGGAGGGAGCGGGCGGAGCAGCGTGATCTAAAGGAGATGCGCCGCCAGGTTGAGCGCGGTGACTTCGACATGGCGGTCGACTACGTTTAA
- a CDS encoding ubiquinone biosynthesis protein-like protein, putative (TriTrypDB/GeneDB-style sysID: LpmP.09.1430) yields MKNCMMADQRGRSILKHQPVVGDEVLEFSRGLAPSTFGFRYAAYMDRNHFLPSGRTAVKHIADPTLAYVMMRYRQCHDFVHVITGCGRSVEEELAVKVFEWKHTGLPLGLLSLLGGASRLSATQLAHMRLFWEWASHNAPCSRHDKPAVPMYLNVPWEDMLAKEYDEVAAYTGITPLPVFLKKHQKQ; encoded by the coding sequence ATGAAGAACTGCATGATGGCTGACCAGCGGGGCCGCAGCATTTTGAAGCACCAACCTGTCGTGGGTGATGAGGTGCTCGAGTTCAGTCGAGGTCTCGCACCATCCACCTTCGGCTTCCGGTATGCCGCCTACATGGACCGTAACCACTTCCTGCCCAGTGGGCGGACGGCCGTGAAGCACATTGCTGACCCGACCTTGGCGTATGTAATGATGCGATACAGGCAGTGCCACGATTTTGTGCACGTCATTACCGGTTGTGGCCGCTcggtagaggaggagctggcggtgAAGGTCTTTGAGTGGAAGCACACAGGCTTGCCTCTCGGGTTGCTTTCGCTGCTTGGTGGCGCGTCACGGCTGTCAGCAACGCAGTTGGCACACATGCGACTCTTTTGGGAGTGGGCTTCTCACAACGCACCGTGCTCCCGCCATGACAAGCCCGCCGTGCCCATGTATCTCAATGTGCCGTGGGAGGACATGCTCGCCAAGGAGTACGATGAAGTAGCGGCGTATACCGGTATTACACCGCTGCCTGTATTCCTCAAGAAACACCAGAAGCAGTGA